The sequence TGGGGGGCTGCTGTGGGTGACACAGACCAGGCGCAGGCTTTGGCCCTCCAGGACCAGGAGGGACGTGCCGTTCCCGAGGTTTTCCAGGACTAGGGAAGGAAGGGGCAGAATCCATGTGCAGCTCAGGGCTCCGGGACCCtccagattcctgggccccagttCGGCACCGAGAGGCCCTGGCTCCTCTGTCCCCTTTCCTACCTGTCCTGTTTGCTtgggaaaccatcactctcaggtTCTCTGGAGGATCTGAAATGGAGAGAGGGGACCGGCTCTAGATGGGCCAGGGGCTTCCCTCTGGGTAAAGGGAAGCGtcctggagactgaggtgggggaaGTGGGTGGGATAGAAGGGCAGTGCAGAATCACCCACTGAGTCCCAGACACAAACTGCATGAGGGTCTACACAGGTAAGAATATCAGTCcctggccaggcgaggtggctcatgcccagcactttcggaggccggggcaggcggatcacgaggtcaggagatcgagaccatcctggctaacatggtgaaaccccgtctctactaaaaatacaaaaaatcagccaggagtggtggtgggcgcctgtagtcccagctactggggaggctgaggcaggagaatggcgtgaacctgggaggtggagcttgcagtgagctgagatcatgccactgcactccagcccgagagacagagcaagactctgtctcaaaaaaacaacaaaaaaaagaatgtcagtcCCTGAGACCTGGCGCTCTAGACCCCCTCAGCTCTGGGACCCTGAGCCCAGCCCCTGCATCCCCACCTGTTCTGCCCTCCCGATGGACCCCAGGCCCCTGCTGGGCGCACTCACACTGCACAGAGAGGTCCAGGGCTCGCTGCTGGGAGCCAAGCCTGTTCTCTGCTCGGCAGGTGTAGCGCCCTGAATCCCCGGCCTTCACCCCGGGCAGCTCCAGCCCCAGGGTTCTGGGGCCCCAGGGGTGGGACAAGGAGAGGACTCTGTCCTGCAGGACCCAGCTCAGCGTGGCGGGGGGCTGGCTGTCAGCAGCACAGAGGAGCCGTAGGAACTGGCCTTTCCAGGCTTCCAGATGTGTGAGATTTTCCTGGGGTTTCAAGGCTGAAccggaagagagagagagagagagaggctacAGGGAGGAGCATATCCCCTCACCTTCATGAAAATTTTTCATCTCCTAAAGAGGACTGGcccagtggccgggcgcggtggctcaagcctgtaatcccagcactttgggaggccgagacgggcggatcacgacgtcaggagatcgagaccatcctggttaacacggtgaaaccccgtctctactaaaaaatacaaaaaattagccgggcgaggtggcgggcgcctgtagtcccagctactcgggaggctgaggcaggagaatggcgggaacccgggaggcggagcttgcagtgagctgagatccggccactgcactccagcctgggcgacagagcgagactccgtctcaaaaaaaaaaaaaaaaaaagacgactggcccagccccagccccacggCCCTCAGTACCTGACGTGTTGTCCCGCGAAATGCTGATAACAAGGTCTCTGGGGGCGTCTGTAACAAGATTGTGAGCTGGCTACAGGGAGGGCCAGTTTGTTCCTCTCACCTGGAAAAAACTCCCTCCGGGAAAAGAAAGTGGGAACATCCCAGGAAAGACAAGTGACAACCAGAGCCGGGCCTCACGGGTGTGGACAGAGGACCAGACGCCATTCCCATCCCCCTCCCAGGGCTGAGCCCGCATCCTGGGACCTCACGGCTTCCTCTCCCTGGATGCTCCTGAGCTGGCAGCCGCTCACTGCCCCACTGGgctcctccacctccccacccacCGGGTCTGTCTGCACGCCCCAGCGTCCCAGGCCACACTCACAGGCCACGCGGAGTCGGACGGTCCTCTCTGCGCTCACACCCTTTCTGGAGAAGTCCACGTGGCAGGTGAGGTCGGTGTCGTGGTCCTGGGGGCTGGGCGTGAAGCTGAGCACTGAGAAGTGGGAGGTCGTTGGTTTGGTTCCTTGGGAGGAGAGGGCAGTCCCCGTCCAGGAGAAAGAAGGGGCTGGACATTCCTCAGAGGCCCAGTTAAACACACAGACGACCGTCACCGGCTGCCCGGGCTCCAGAGTCTCAGGGATGTAGACATCAGGCTTCTGAGTCAGGGCTGGGACAGCGACAGGGGTGAGGGGTTCTAATGCTGCAGGGGTCCCTGAGAGCCCTCTCTGCTCAGCCCATAGCCTGCCCCCAGGGTCCCTCTCCAGTGTGAGAGGCAGCGGTTCCCATCCCATTCCATACCTGTTACTTGTAGAAGGAACCCATTGTTCCTGAAATTATATCTCACATATGTTCCTCTCTCCACCCGAAAGAAGTACCGTGCCTCATCCTCCCTCTGCGCGTCTCTGATCACCAAGGAGCAGCTCCCCTTGCCGGGATCCCCAGTGAGCTGGAATCGGCCCCGGGCGCTCATTTCCACCTCTCGACTCTGGTTGTTTGTGGCCACAGGAGCACCCGTATTTGTGTTGGTCCCTTCTTTGAACCAGTAGCCATAAGCAGCAGTAGACTCGTTCCAGCCATCCCAGGGGTAGGAGAGGTTGCAAGGCACCATGACGCACAGGCCCTCCTGCACCGTCACCAGCCTCTGCACTTGAAGACTGTAACTGGGATCCTTGTTCAGGGACCCTGGGGAGATGCAGAGGCTCAGCGGCGGCCCCAGTCCCTGCATGGGACCCCCAACCGCCGACCCACTTACCCGCCCCCAGCACGGGCAgcagcaggggcagcagcagcATCTCTGGGCTCTGGGGCTGGGCCTGTCCCGGGACCATCCGGCTTCTGGGCCGGCCTGGCGGGGAAGGAAACTCCTCGAGCAGGAAGCCTGGCAGAGGGACAGTGACCATCCGCAGAGGAGGAGCCTCGGGAACCGCAATGTCCTGAAAGATCCTCTCCTGACTTCTCCTTTCACAGGGGAAGCAGCAGGGCAGAGGGCATGAGGCCAGCCCCAAACCAGGAAGGAGCCACCCTGGCCAGCCTCGGGCGTGGGCAGTGCTAGGAGGGGACTGTCAGGGGACACAGGTGAGTCATGGCTGCAGGTGAGGTGATGGATGCAGagtcccattcattcattcattcattcattcattctccagGCAAAATCTACTCCATGCAGTGGGGGGAGGCAAAGAAGAGATGACCAACCAATCCCTGCCCACAGGATCCTCACCTCCACTTATGTCAACTCAGGGTCCCTGGGCTCCCGAAAGGCACTCAGCTCCCCTGCGTGTTGTGGGGCCGTCTCGGCAGCTTACAGCAGGCTCCCAGCTCCACAGTGAGTTGGGGGGCAGTGACATAAGACCCCAGTGAACTCAGAGGGCCTCATGCTTGGGGTTTACTGCTCTGAGGTTGCCCTCTGGAGATTCttaataatttatcttttgatCTGTGTTTTGTAAATGAGGTCTAATTGGTTCATGGAGCCCCACTGGGGAACTTGGACCTTGCATCATAGGGTCACAGCTCTGTCCTCTCCCCACCCTGATGCCCAGACTAGTTTGTGGCTCAGCCCAGCCCCGATTACCCACCCGGGCATAGAGGGGGTCTGGGTTGTGCAGACTCAAGGGCAGGGACCCCAGCACCTTTGAGAGTCTGCACTGCCCACCCTCCCGATTCCCCAAGGCTGAGGATTTGGACATTAACTAGCAAATTTAAAACTCCATGAAAAAATGTGGTTTATCCATTTAATGGAGTATTCTTCACCCCTAAAAAGGAATTACATTCTGACACCTGCCAAACACAGATGGTCCTGAGAACactatactaagtgaaagaaaccagacaataCTGCGTGATTCTGTTCATCTGATATGTCCAGAAGTGGCAAAtgtagagacaggaagtagatttGTCATTGTTGGGAGGGGGGGCATGGTGGGAGAGAAGAATGGGAAGTGACAGTTTAATGGGTACATGGTTTCTTTTTTCAGTAATGGGAAAGTTCTGCAACTAGATGGAGCTGATGGTTGCACAAGAATGTGAACGTACTTATTGCCAATGaactgtactttttttcttttttttttccccttttgagtcttgctttgtcacccaggctgagtgcagtggtgcaatctcggctcactgcaacctctgcctcccagtttcaagcagttctcgtgcctcagcctcctgagtggccgggattacaggcatgcaccaccacgcccagctgattgtgcattttaaaatgattaaaataggccggacgcagtggctcacacctgtaatcccagcactttgggaggccaaggcgggcagatcacttgaggtcaggagttcgagaccagcctggtcaacatggtgaaaactcgtctctattaaaaatacaaagattaggcTGGGtacggtagctcaagcctgtaatcctagcactttgggaggctgaggcgggcggatcacaaggtcaggagttcgagaccagcctgaccagcatggtgaaaccccgtctctactaaaaatacaaaaaaattagcctgacatggtggcatgcacctgtagtcccagctactcaagaggctgaggcaagggaattgcttgaacctggtgggcagaggttgcagtgagccgcgatcatgccactgcactccagcctgggcgacagagtgagactctgtctcaaaaaaaaaaaaaaaaaaaattcaactcaatatggatcagagacttaaatctaagatctgaaaccaaaaaattctagaagataacctaggaaaaactcttcaaGACATTGGTCTAGGTAGTGGTATGTATACCATTatcatggaatattactcagccataagaaaaaaatgaaataatgtcttttgcaacaacttcgacggagctggaggccattattccaagtgaagtaactcaggaatgaaaaatcaaatgccatctgttctcacttttaagtgggagctaagctatggatGCGTAAAGGCATACAGAGATCATGGACTATGATGTCATAGAGGCAGAGAGTAGAACAATAGTTATGAGAGCCCTAGAAGGGTGcatgggtgggtaggtggggaATGAAGAGCTCTATCTaacaaatatacagttagatagaaggagtaGTTCTTATGTTtaatagcagagtagggtgactatagttaacagtaacaTATTGTagtggtcgctcatgcctgtaatcccaacaatttgggaggctgagacaggcagattgcttgagcctaggagtttgaggccagcctgagcaacatggtgaaaccccatctctatcaaaaaaaaagtacaaaaattaagtggtggtgcacacctgtagtcccaagttgctcaggaggctgaagtgggaggattgcttgagcttggggagatcaaagctgcagtgagtcatgatcacaccactgcactccagcctgggtgactgagtaaccctgtttttttttttttgagatggagtctcactctgtcactcaggctggagggcagtggtgcgatctcagctcactgcaagctccgcctcccaggttcacgccactctcccgcctcagcctcctgagtagctgggactataggcgcccgccaccacaccgagctaatttttttgtatttttaatagagacagggtttcaccgtgttagccaggatggccttgatctcctgaccttgtgatccgcccgccttggcctcccaaagtgctgggattacaggcatgagccaccgcgtccggcctcagagtgaccctgtcttaaaaataaataaataacatattgtatttttcaaaatagctagaaaagaggatttgaaatgttcccaacatatagaaataatacatgtttgAAGTGACAGATATTCAAATACCATGACTTGATTATACCATATTATATGCATGgcacaaaatatcacatataccccataaatatgtacaaatatcacatattaataaaaataatttttaaaaatcaacaaaccagggctgggcacagtggctcacacctgtaatcccagcactttaggaggccgaggcgggtggatcacctgaggtcagaagttcaagaccagcctggtcaacatggtgaaaccccatctctactaaatatacaaaaaattagccaggcgtggtggcaggcaccagtaatcccagctactcaggaggctgaggcaggagaatcgcttgaacctgagaggtggaggttgtggtgagccaagatcatgccattgtgttccagcctgggcaataacagtgaaacttcatcttaaaaaaaaaaaaaaaatcaacaagccagacacagttgttcacgcctgtaaatgctagcactttgggaggctgggcaggcagatcacctgaggtcaggagttcgagaccagcctgctcaacatgatgaaagtccatctctactaaaaatacaaaaaattagccgggcgtggtggcgggtgcctgtagtcccagctacttgggaggcttaggcaggagaatcacttggcccctgggaggcggaggttgcagtgagctgagactgcgccattgcactccagctggggtgacagagtgagactctgtctcaaaaataaaaaaaaaaataaataaaaatcaacaaaagaaaaagtttcataGGGTAGGATCCAGAAGAGACAATGTGTGGGATTCCAATTGTCCTTTCCCAGTGAAATCATACAGAAAACACTAATGCTAGCAGTAAGGATGAGTGACAACATACACTAAGTATTGTCACCCAGGCGAGCTCACCTGAGCCTCGGTGttcagagttttttgtttgtttgtttttgtttttgtttttttcttttgagacagagtcttgctctgtcacccaggctggagtgcagtggcaccatctctgctcactgcaagctccgcctcccgggttcccgccattctcctgcctcagcctcccgggtagctgggactacaggcgcccgccacctcgccttgctagttttttgtatttttttagtagagacggggtttcactgtgttagccaggatggtctcgatctcctgacctcgtgatccgcccgtctcggcctcccaaagtgctgggattacaggcttgagccacagcgaccggccgtatttttagtagagacggggtttcaccgtgttagccaggatggtctcgatctcctgacctcatgatccacccatctcagcctcccaaaatgctgggattacaggtgtgagccaccacgcctggccggtgTTCAGAGTTTTTACTGGGAGTTGGTCAGGTAGATGTGGCTGACTGCCTGTGTGGTTGACCCAGTTTTTACTCTCTGTGGAGGTACAGCAATAATACATGGTGCAAAGCCCTCACCATAAATCACAGAGTTATTGTAGACTCTTCCAGTGTCCCACTGCCCCctggagaatgaatgaatgagtgaatgaatgggacTCTGCATCCATCACCTCACCTGCAGCCATGACTCACCTGTGTCCCCTGACAGTCCCCTCCTAGCACTGCCCACGCCCGAGGCTGGCCAGGGTGGCTCCTTCCTGGTTTGGGGCTGGCCTCATGCCCTCTGCCCTGCTGCTTCCCCTGTGAAAGGAGAAGTCAGGAGAGGATCTTTCAGGACATTGCGGTTCCTGAGGCTCCTCCTCTGCGGATGGTCACTGTCCCTCTGCCAGGCTTCCTGCTCGAGGAGTTTCCTTCCCCGCCAGGCCAGCCCAGAAGCCGGATGGTCCCGGGACAGGCCCAGCCCCAGAGCCCAGAGATgctgctgctgcccctgctgcTGCCCGTGCTGGGGGCGGGTGAGTGGGTCGGTGGCTGGGGGTCCCATGCAGGGACTGGGGCCGCCGCTGAGCCTCTACATCTCCCCAGGGTCCCTGAACAAGGATCCCAGTTACAGTCTTCAAGTGCAGAGGCTGGTGACGGTGCAGGAGGGCCTGTGCGTCATGGTGCCTTGCAACCTCTCCTACCCCTGGGATGGCTGGAACGAGTCTACTGCTGCTTATGGCTACTGGTTCAAAGAAGGGACCAACACAAATGCGGGTGCTCCTGTGGCCACAAACAACCAGAGTCGAGAGGTGGAAATGAGCGCCCGGGGCCGATTCCAGCTCACTGGGGATCCCGGCAAGGGGAGCTGCTCCTTGGTGATCAGAGACGCGCagagggaggatgaggcacaGTACTTCTTTCGGGTGGAGAGAGGAACATATGTGAGATATAATTTCAGGAACAATGGGTTCCTTCTACAAGTAACAGGTATGGAATGGGATGGGAACCGCTGCCTCTCACACTGGAGAGGGACCCTGGGGGCAGGCTATGGGCTGAGCAGAGAGGGCTCTCAGGGACCCCTGCAGCATTAGAACCCCTCACCCATGTCGCTGTCCCAGCCCTGACTCAGAAGCCTGATGTCTACATCCCTGAGACTCTGGAGCCCGGGCAGCCAGTGACGGTCATCTGTGTGTTTAACTGGGCCTCCGAGGAATGTCCAGCCCCTTCTTTCTCCTGGACGGGGACTGCCCTCTTCTCCCAAGGAACCAAACCAACGACCTCCCACTTCTCAGTGCTCAGCTTCACGCCCAGCCCCCAGGACCACGACACCAACCTCACCTGCCACGTGGACTTCTCCAGAAAGGGTGTGAGCGCACAGAGGACCGTCCGACTCCGCGTGGCCTGTGAGTGTGGCCTGGGACGCTGGGGCGTGCAGACAGACCCGgtgggtggggaggtggaggagcCCAGTGGGGCAGTGGAGCGGCTGCCAGCTCAGGAGCGTCCAGGGAGAGGAAGCCGTGGGGTCCCAGGATGCGGGCTCAGCCCTGGGAGGGGGATGGGAATGGCGTCTGGTCCTCTGTCCTGGAAGCCCAGAAAGGCCAGTTCCTGCGGCTCCTCTGTGCTGCTGACAGCCAGCCCCCCGCCACGCTGAGCTGGGTCCTGCAGGACAGAGTCCTCTCCTTGTCCCACCCCTGGGGCCCCAGAACCCTGGGGCTGGAGCTGCCGGGGGTGAAGGCCGGGGATTCAGGGCGCTACACCTGCCGAGCGGAGAACAGGCTTGGCTCCCAGCAGCGAGCCCTGGACCTCTCTGTGCAGTGTGAGTGCGTCCAGCAGGGGCCTGGGGTCCATCGGGAGGGCAGAACAGGTGGGGATGCAGGGGCTGGGCTCAGGGTCCCAGAGCTGAGGGGATCTGGAGCCCCAGGCCTCGGGGACTGACCTTACCTGGGTAGACCCTCATGCAGTTTGTGTCTGGGACTCAGTGGGTGATTCTGCACTGCCCTTCTATCCCACCCACttcccccacctcagtctccaggaCGCTTCCCTTTACCCAGAGGGAAGCCCCTGGCCCGTCTAGAGCTGGTCCCCTCTCTCCATTTCAGATCCTCCACAGAACCTGAGTGTGATGGTTTCCCAAGCAAACAGGACAGGTAGGAAAGGGGACAGAGGAGCCAGGGCCTCTCGGTGCCGAACTGGGGGCCCAGGAATCTGGAGGGTCCCGGAGCCCTGAGCTGCACATGGATTCTGCCCCTTCCTTCCCTAGTCCTGGAAAACCTCGGGAACGGCACGTCCCTCCTGGTCCTGGAGGGCCAAAGCCTGCGCCTGGTCTGTGTCACCCACAGCAGCCCCCCAGCCAGGCTGAGCTGGACCCAGGGGGGACAGACCGTGGGCTCCTCCCAGCCCTCAGACCCCGGGGTCCTGGAGCTGCCTCGGGTTCAAGTGGAGCAAGAAGGAGGGTTCACCTGCCACGCTCAGCACCCGCTGGGCTCCCAGCACGTCTCTCTCAGGCACTCCGTGCACTGCGAGTGGGGAAAGGGGGGCACCTGGGTCCCAGGAAGGGGCCCCTGCTGAGTCCTGTCCTCCGTCCCACAGACCCCCCACAGCTGCTGGGCCCCTCCTGCTCCTGGGAGGCCGAGGGTCTGCACTGCAGCTGCTCCTCCCAAGCCAGCCCGGCGCCGGCTCTGAGCTAGTGGATTGGTGGGGAGCTGTTGGAGGGGAACAGCAGCCAGGGCTTCTTCGATGTCACCCCCAGCTCAGCCAGGCCCTGGGTCAACAGCTCCCTCAAGCCTCCAAGCGGGGGCTTGGCTCCAACCTCAGGCTCCGCTTCGAGGCCCAGAACGTCCATGGGACCCAGAGCTCTCGTTTCCTGCTGGACAGTCAGGGTGTAGGGTAGGGAGGCCTGGGCTCTCCAGGTCCCACAGCCAAGGGTGTAGGAAGGGCCTGGAGAACCCAGATTGAAGTTGCAATAAGAAAGGAAGGACTCAGGACTGTCGTTTAGCAGGTGAACGGGCCTCATCCCACTTTTCCAGGCAAATCAGGGCCCGTGACGGGGCTGGTTCTGGTGGCTGTCGGGGAGATGGCTACGAAGATCCtgcttctctgcctctgcctcatcctcctcagGTGAGCCCCGCCCCAGGGTCCAAGGGGAGGGGTGGAGAGGGCAGAGGATACACCGCTCAATCCCAGATCTTAATCCTGGGGGTGCTTGGACAGTTTAAGACGCCTGCGGCCAGGCAGAGGCTGAGTTGATCGTGATGATTCCACACGGGCCAATGTTGTCAGTCCCCAACTCTGGACCAATTTCCAGGCTGGGGAGGTTCCTGCTCTCATCGGGGAGGTCCTGGGGGCTACGcctgctctctctgcctcagtgcCCTCCAGCCCCTTAGCAGGGCACAGCGAGGTGAATCTGCTGCCTTCTGAGCCCCAATGCGGCCACACTCACAGGCCCTGGTCTCTTCATCCAGAGTGAGGTCCTGCAGGAGGAAGGCAGCAAGGGCAGCACTGGGCATGCAGGCTGCAGACACTGTCACAGACTAATCTCCAGGTGAGTGTCGTGGGCCTCTTCCCTTCCAACATCCTGCTGGACACCTCCCCCTCGATGGCCCCAAGGATTGCTCCACTCAACGTGGCCATAACTGACTTGTCACCTCCCTTTCCAAGCCCACTTCTCCTGTTCAGAGCCCCATCCCTCTGATGACGTGGTAGCCCCATCTCTAATGTTAAAACCCGGGTGTGGGtgtccaccttgacctccctccctcctctagaTCCCATAAATCACTAGCTCTTGTCCCTCCTCCTAAGTACACGTCACCTTGGAGCCCTTTTCTCCATCCTGGCCCCAGTCATGCCTGGGCCTCACCTCTTCCCTGGTCACTGAACCCTCCTCATCTCTTGCCTCCATCTCTCCCAAAACAGACTCCAGACTGCTTCCAGATGCCTCCTCATCCAGTTCCTCCACTGTCTGAGCGGCCGTGTTTCCTCTGCAGGCCTTGCATGGTCTGTCCTCTGCTGGGCTCTCCTGATCTCTCCTCTCCCTACGTCACCCAACATCTCCCCAAACCCTCTGGGCCAAAGACTCTGTGGCTCTGACACTTGGCATATGTAGTTTCTTCTCCTGAAACGCCCTTCCCTCCCACTCCTGCCAAACTATGTCCAGATCCTCCTTCAggttccccctttttttttttttttgagacacagtctcactttgtcacccaggctggagtgcagtggcatgatctcaactcactgcagcctcccaggttcaagcgattctcctgcctcaacctcctgagtagctgggattacaggcacctgccaccatgtccggctaatttttgtatttttagtagagatggggtttcaccatgttggccaggttggtctcaaactcctagcctcaagtgatccaccctcctcagcctcccaaactgctgggattacaggcatgagccaccgcactgaaCTGTGTGCAGACGTGTCACGTAAGGACCTTTCTGCCAATAACGGACGGCAAATATGACAGTGGtttcataatattctttttttttttttttttctgagatggagtcttgcactgtcgcctgggctggtatgcaatgcaatggtgcaatctcagctcactgcaacctccacttcctaggtttaagcgattctcctgcctcaacctcccaagtagctgggattacaggcagccaccatcacgtccagctaagttttgtgtttttagtagagatggggtttcactatgttggccaggctggtctcgaactcctgacctcgcgatccacccacctcagcctcccaaagtgctgggattacaggtgtgagccaccgtacccggccagtGTTATAAGATTCTAATGCAGCAGAAAGATTCCTATCT comes from Macaca fascicularis isolate 582-1 chromosome 19, T2T-MFA8v1.1 and encodes:
- the SIGLEC11 gene encoding sialic acid-binding Ig-like lectin 11 isoform X2, with the protein product MVPGQAQPQSPEMLLLPLLLPVLGAGSLNKDPSYSLQVQRLVTVQEGLCVMVPCNLSYPWDGWNESTAAYGYWFKEGTNTNTGAPVATNNQSREVEMSARGRFQLTGDPGKGSCSLVIRDAQREDEARYFFRVERGTYVRYNFRNNGFLLQVTVLSFTPSPQDHDTDLTCHVDFSRKGVSAERTVRLRVAYAPRDLVISISRDNTSALKPQENLTHLEAWKGQFLRLLCAADSQPPATLSWVLQDRVLSLSHPWGPRTLGLELPGVKAGDSGRYTCRAENRLGSQQRALDLSVQYPPENLRVMVSQANRTVLENLGNGTSLLVLEGQSLRLVCVTHSSPPARLSWTQGGQTVGSSQPSDPGVLELPRVQVEQEGVFTCHAQHPLGSQHVSLSLSVHRKLQRGGGVGLGAALGAGVTALLALCSCLVIFGVKTCRKEARKRAAAEQDVPSTLGPISQGQQHECSAGSSQDHLPPGAATPTPGQGEEQEVYYASLSFQGMRLREPEDQEAPSSTEYSEIKIHKGQPPRGLGSGLQLEKETLGMVPK
- the SIGLEC11 gene encoding sialic acid-binding Ig-like lectin 11 isoform X1 codes for the protein MVPGQAQPQSPEMLLLPLLLPVLGAGSLNKDPSYSLQVQRLVTVQEGLCVMVPCNLSYPWDGWNESTAAYGYWFKEGTNTNTGAPVATNNQSREVEMSARGRFQLTGDPGKGSCSLVIRDAQREDEARYFFRVERGTYVRYNFRNNGFLLQVTALTQKPDVYIPETLEPGQPVTVVCVFNWASEECPAPSFSWTGTALSSQGTKPTTSHFSVLSFTPSPQDHDTDLTCHVDFSRKGVSAERTVRLRVAYAPRDLVISISRDNTSALKPQENLTHLEAWKGQFLRLLCAADSQPPATLSWVLQDRVLSLSHPWGPRTLGLELPGVKAGDSGRYTCRAENRLGSQQRALDLSVQYPPENLRVMVSQANRTVLENLGNGTSLLVLEGQSLRLVCVTHSSPPARLSWTQGGQTVGSSQPSDPGVLELPRVQVEQEGVFTCHAQHPLGSQHVSLSLSVHRKLQRGGGVGLGAALGAGVTALLALCSCLVIFGVKTCRKEARKRAAAEQDVPSTLGPISQGQQHECSAGSSQDHLPPGAATPTPGQGEEQEVYYASLSFQGMRLREPEDQEAPSSTEYSEIKIHKGQPPRGLGSGLQLEKETLGMVPK